Genomic window (Desulforapulum autotrophicum HRM2):
AAACTGAGATGGGCACAGAAAGCGCTTTCCTTGAAACCCTGGAGAAGAATCCCCTTCCCCATGCCCTGGAGATAAGAATCAATGGTGATGCCCTTGAATGGGACGGCATTACCGGGTTTGCCGGTGCTGTAGAAAAATTGCCCCATGTGGAAAGCGTGGAATATGGCCAGCGCTGGCTCGGGAGATTTCTGGTCTTTTTTAATCTTTTCAGGATTACAGGCTATGCCATGAGCAGCCTGTTTTTCATGATTGCTCTTTTTATCACGGCAAACACCGTGCGTCTTGCCCTCTACTCCCGGCGTGAGGAGGTCGAGATCATGCGTCTTGTGGGTGCAACAGACCGTTTCATCGTTACCCCTTTTTATATTGAGGGGCTTATCCAGGGAACCCTTGGCGGGATTGCAGGGCTTTTGATCCTGTGGGTTACTTTTTTTGCCATATCTTCAAATCTTGGCAATGACGTGGCTTCGAAAATGATGTTCGAGGTGCACTTTTTGTCGTTCAAATACTGGGTGCTTATAATTTTTGGCAGTGCCTTTTTGGGTTGGCTTGGATGCTATTTCTCGTTAAAACAGTTCTTAAAATATTAAACCCCATCCCTGTTCTGGTTGTAATCGTTGTACTTTGGGTTTTGCCCTGTCCTGCCATGGAAGGGAGTACGACTGGCGTGCAGAACGTTTCAAGGAGCGAGGCCGGACAGATTCGTCAAAAGATGGCGGCAAAGCAGAGTGAGGTTGCGGCGTTCACCGAAAAAGAGACTGCTATGATTGAGGGGCTCAACGAGATAGAGGTGGCCCTTAATCATATGGGGACTGCCATTTCTGATGTGAAAAAGGATCTGCAAACGGTTAAAACCCAGATGTCCAGCGTCATGGACGAGAAAAAAGTCCTGGCCGCCACCATTGATAAAAACAGCGATTATGTGGGGACAAGACTCAGGGCGCTTTACCAGGTGAAGATGATCGGGCGGATGGGACTAACCTCCATGCCCGACTCCATGTTTGATTTCTTTCTTCAGCAGAACGCCCTTGAAAAAATTCTTGCCCAGGACTTTGAACTCATGGACCGTCATATGGCGGACATGGAAGCCCTGGCTGCCCAGTCCCGGGAATTTTCTGCCCTGGAAAAGGAGAAACAACGACTTGAGGCAAGCCTTGTCGAACAGATGCGAGTCAAGAAAAAGGAGGGTGAACGACGAAGAATCATTCTCGAGGAAATACAAAAGAAAAAACGACTTGGGCTTGCAGCTGTTGCATCCTTGAAAGCGGCGGCAGAAGCACTTGGAAAAAAAATGGTTGTTTTCCAGGCTGGCCCCCCTGGGAACAAGGAAGGGTTCTCTCTGTTCCAGGGTCGTCTTGGGATGCCTGTGAACGGGCCCATCATTACACCCTATGGACCTTCCCGGAATAGTAACTACTCCTCCTTCACATTTGAGGCAGGAATTGATATAAGGGCAGACAAGGGTGACCCTGTACGATCGGTATTTAAGGGCGAGGTCATATATGCCGAATGGCTCAAAGGGTATGGAAACCTGATGATTATCAACCATGGAGATAATTTTTATACCCTGTATGCCCATGTTGAAGAGTTTTTCAAAAAAAAAGGCGAACGGGTTGATACTGACGAGGTTATTGCATTGGCAGGCGATACTGGATCCATCAAAGGGACCTGCCTTCACTTTGAGGTGAGGCACCATGGACGACCGGTGGATCCAATGAAATGGCTCAAAAAAGGAGCGTGAAATGTTCAAGACAGTAAAAAAAGGAATCAGGCTGTGGCTGCCTGTGATTGCATTTGCCCTTGTTTTAATCGTGGGAGCGGGTTTCTACAGTTCCCCCATGGCCGGGGATGAGAAAACCTATCAGTCGTTAAAGCTTTTTTCCGAGGTTCTGGAGGAGATTGAGGCCAACTATGTTGACCCGGTGGACAGTGAAAAGCTGATTCAGAACGCAATCAAGGGGATGGTATCAAGCCTTGATCCCCACTCCACCTTTATGCCGCCCGAGGCCTTTGACGAGCTCCAGGACGATACAAAGGGAGAATTCGGCGGCATCGGCATTGTCATCACCATGAAGGACGGAATCCTTGTGGTTATTTCTCCCATTGAGGGGACCCCTGCGTACCAGGCCGGGATAATGGCCGGGGATGTGATTGTTAAGATAGACGGCGTGAGCACCCGGGACATGGCGCTGTGGGAGAGCGTTAAGATGATGAGGGGGCCAAGGGGAGAGACGGTTACCCTCACCGTGGTCAGGGATGGCGTGCCTGAATCCCTGGATTTTGCTTTAAAACGCGACATCATTCCAATGGAGAGCGTCAGGAGTACCACCCTCAAACCGGGCATCGGCTATGTCTGGATTACTAATTTTAGAGCCAATACAGCAGAGGATGTGCAAAAGGCCCTGGAGGAACTTGAGTCAGGGCCTGTTCCCCTCAAAGGGCTGGTCGTGGATTTGAGAAATAACCCGGGCGGACTTTTAAATCAGGCAAACGAGGTGTCGGATCTTTTCCTCGATCAGGGCATCATTGTTTCCATCAAGGGCCGGCTGGAGCAGCATACCGAGGTGTTTGAGGCCCATCCAAATTTAAAACCACGACATTATCCCATGGTTGTTCTGATCAACGGTGGAAGCGCCAGTGCCTCGGAAATCGTTGCCGGTGCCCTCCAGGATCATCGGCGGGCATTGATCCTTGGCACCACTTCATTTGGCAAAGGGTCGGTCCAGACGGTAAAACCCCTCAAGGACGGATTCGGTTTAAAGTATACCATTGCCCGATACTACACCCCAAGCGGCCGGTCAATCCAGGCCGAAGGGATCAAGCCTGACATTGAAGTGCCTTTTTCCCTCATGGAGGACAAGGTGGAGAAAAAGGCTGAAACCGCCTTTGACAGGATGATCCGGGAAAAGGATCTGAAAAACCACCTGGAACCTGAAAATGTGACTAAAAAACCGGGAACTGAGAGCAAGGAAACGGATCCGGCAACTCCTGCCCAGGGATTGATCAGCCTTGACCGGCTCAACCATGATACCCAGGTACAGCGGGCATTGGACATCCTTGTCAGCTATGGGATTTTCAACACCTTGAACCAGGGCGTTGTTGGTACTGATTAGGCATGGCTGTAAAGAAAAAGACGGCAAAGCAAAGCACCGGCAAAGCTGCAAAAAAAACGGTGAAAAAAACGGTGAAAAAGGGGACAAAGGCCGCCCGTGGCAGAGCGTCCGGGAAGATCTCCATTGCCAATGAGTTTAAAAAAATATCAACGGCGGTTATCGTCCTTGTCGGCGTGGTGGCCGTGCTTGCAATGGTTGCCGATTTATACATGGGCAGGCCTGTGGCTAAAAGAGAGGCTGCCCCTGTTGCCCGGACAACGCCTGACAGGCCGGAACCCGAGCCTGTCCAGTCAAAGAAACGTGTTTCCATAAAGCCTGAGCCTTCCAGAAAGCCGGATAAAAAGGCGACAACATCCCGGAAGCATCCGGTGTTTGAAGTGTTTGATGATTCCGATGAAACGCCGAAACAGAGGCCGGAACCCGCTGCGGTTCCGCCTGTGCTGCAGGATAAGACCCCACGGGTTGCCATTATCATTGACGACATCGGATTTGACAAAAAGATATCCCTGGCCATCTCGGGGCTGGATCCCCATATTACCCTTTCCATCCTGCCCTACGCCCCCCACGCAAAGGCCATTGCCCTGTTACTCCATCAACGGGGGACAGAGACCCTTCTTCACCTTCCCATGGAGCCCATGGAGTACCCAAAGATTGACCCAGGGCCGGGTGCTCTTTTATCGACCATGACACCGGACGAACTCCTTGACCAGCTTAGACTGGACCTTGACATCATTCCTTTTGTTGCAGGGGTCAACAACCACATGGGATCGCGGATGACCTCCCTTTCTCCCCAGATGAATCAGATTTTTACCGTTCTGAAGCAGCGCAATCTTTTTTTCATTGACAGCCTCACGGCAAAGGGATCCCTCTGCCGGCAGTCTGCCAGGCTTTTGAGGATTCCCTTTGCCCAGAGGGATGTGTTCCTGGATAATGTTCAGGATGCAGACTATATCAAAAAACAGCTGGCCCAGTTGCTGGCGGTTGCCCAACGTCATGGAACGGCCATTGGCATCGGGCATCCCTACAGAGCCACATACCTGACCCTTAAGTCGGAAATGGAACGGCTGAAAAAGAAGATACGAATTGTCCCGGCATCCGCCCTGGTGGCGATTCCGGGATAGCCTGTTACACCAGTTCTGCCACCAAGGCCACCCATTCCCCCTGGGTGGTGGTTTTGACAAGGGTAAAGCCGTTGTCTTCAAGGGCTGTCTTTACCCTTTCCTCCCAGGCAATGATAATGCCGGACAGGATGGCCCGGCCCCCGGGGGCAAGCCTTGAGTGTATTTCGGGCAGGATGCTGATGATGACCTCGGCAAGGATATTGGCCACCACCAGATCAAATTTTTCATGGGGATAACGGTCAAGGGTGGT
Coding sequences:
- a CDS encoding S41 family peptidase: MFKTVKKGIRLWLPVIAFALVLIVGAGFYSSPMAGDEKTYQSLKLFSEVLEEIEANYVDPVDSEKLIQNAIKGMVSSLDPHSTFMPPEAFDELQDDTKGEFGGIGIVITMKDGILVVISPIEGTPAYQAGIMAGDVIVKIDGVSTRDMALWESVKMMRGPRGETVTLTVVRDGVPESLDFALKRDIIPMESVRSTTLKPGIGYVWITNFRANTAEDVQKALEELESGPVPLKGLVVDLRNNPGGLLNQANEVSDLFLDQGIIVSIKGRLEQHTEVFEAHPNLKPRHYPMVVLINGGSASASEIVAGALQDHRRALILGTTSFGKGSVQTVKPLKDGFGLKYTIARYYTPSGRSIQAEGIKPDIEVPFSLMEDKVEKKAETAFDRMIREKDLKNHLEPENVTKKPGTESKETDPATPAQGLISLDRLNHDTQVQRALDILVSYGIFNTLNQGVVGTD
- a CDS encoding divergent polysaccharide deacetylase family protein, which gives rise to MAVKKKTAKQSTGKAAKKTVKKTVKKGTKAARGRASGKISIANEFKKISTAVIVLVGVVAVLAMVADLYMGRPVAKREAAPVARTTPDRPEPEPVQSKKRVSIKPEPSRKPDKKATTSRKHPVFEVFDDSDETPKQRPEPAAVPPVLQDKTPRVAIIIDDIGFDKKISLAISGLDPHITLSILPYAPHAKAIALLLHQRGTETLLHLPMEPMEYPKIDPGPGALLSTMTPDELLDQLRLDLDIIPFVAGVNNHMGSRMTSLSPQMNQIFTVLKQRNLFFIDSLTAKGSLCRQSARLLRIPFAQRDVFLDNVQDADYIKKQLAQLLAVAQRHGTAIGIGHPYRATYLTLKSEMERLKKKIRIVPASALVAIPG
- a CDS encoding murein hydrolase activator EnvC family protein yields the protein MEGSTTGVQNVSRSEAGQIRQKMAAKQSEVAAFTEKETAMIEGLNEIEVALNHMGTAISDVKKDLQTVKTQMSSVMDEKKVLAATIDKNSDYVGTRLRALYQVKMIGRMGLTSMPDSMFDFFLQQNALEKILAQDFELMDRHMADMEALAAQSREFSALEKEKQRLEASLVEQMRVKKKEGERRRIILEEIQKKKRLGLAAVASLKAAAEALGKKMVVFQAGPPGNKEGFSLFQGRLGMPVNGPIITPYGPSRNSNYSSFTFEAGIDIRADKGDPVRSVFKGEVIYAEWLKGYGNLMIINHGDNFYTLYAHVEEFFKKKGERVDTDEVIALAGDTGSIKGTCLHFEVRHHGRPVDPMKWLKKGA
- the ftsX gene encoding permease-like cell division protein FtsX — translated: MNYFFRRAVSDILSNRFLNLITIVTIALSILVVSTFALFFENVNRVINSWNRGLKVVAYLDDDFVPSMVPELTARVKAMDDTREVRFISREEALVSLKTEMGTESAFLETLEKNPLPHALEIRINGDALEWDGITGFAGAVEKLPHVESVEYGQRWLGRFLVFFNLFRITGYAMSSLFFMIALFITANTVRLALYSRREEVEIMRLVGATDRFIVTPFYIEGLIQGTLGGIAGLLILWVTFFAISSNLGNDVASKMMFEVHFLSFKYWVLIIFGSAFLGWLGCYFSLKQFLKY